One part of the Mycolicibacterium aromaticivorans JS19b1 = JCM 16368 genome encodes these proteins:
- a CDS encoding thiolase family protein, translating into MNRGPFDGKAVITGAGKSQVGRRLGRTGLELTIEAVLRAIADAGLDVDDVDGIASYPGAVAANPGFSGANVTEVRTALGLRSRWYMSGLETAGQIGPVIEACMAVTLGLANHVVVYRSVWESTAAQQAGGGHASVLLGGGGKLPPQMEWTAPFGALSAANWLAMPAQRYMHDFGLTREQLGAIALNARRNAGRNPDAVYRDPLTMEDYLAARMISEPLCLYDCDVPCDGATAVIVSRRDACGGLPRHALTVESVGPGMFERPTWEQRFDLTTMAAHDSAATLWEHTELRPSDVDMAQLYDGFSFLTVMWLEALGFCEHGRVGEFIEGGDRIALDGQLPLNTSGGQLSGGRLHGMGFLHEACVQLWGEGGERQAPRVPEVVAIGVGGGPVAGSMVVSSR; encoded by the coding sequence TTCTGCGTGCGATCGCCGACGCCGGACTCGATGTCGACGACGTCGACGGCATCGCCAGCTACCCTGGCGCGGTCGCCGCCAACCCGGGCTTCTCCGGCGCCAACGTCACCGAGGTGCGTACCGCTCTGGGCCTGCGAAGCAGGTGGTACATGTCCGGACTGGAGACTGCGGGCCAAATCGGACCCGTGATCGAAGCCTGTATGGCCGTCACCCTCGGTCTGGCCAACCACGTTGTGGTGTACCGGTCGGTGTGGGAGTCCACCGCCGCGCAGCAGGCAGGCGGGGGCCACGCATCGGTGCTGCTCGGCGGGGGCGGGAAGCTGCCCCCGCAGATGGAGTGGACAGCGCCGTTCGGGGCGCTGTCGGCGGCCAACTGGCTGGCGATGCCGGCGCAGCGATACATGCACGACTTCGGGCTCACCCGTGAACAACTCGGTGCGATCGCGCTCAACGCCCGGCGCAACGCCGGCCGCAATCCCGACGCCGTCTACCGGGATCCGCTCACGATGGAGGATTATCTGGCCGCGCGGATGATCTCGGAACCCTTGTGCCTCTACGACTGCGATGTGCCCTGCGACGGGGCGACCGCAGTCATCGTCTCGCGCCGGGACGCCTGCGGCGGTTTGCCCCGCCACGCGTTGACCGTCGAGTCGGTCGGGCCGGGAATGTTCGAAAGGCCAACGTGGGAACAACGTTTCGACCTCACCACGATGGCAGCCCACGATTCGGCCGCCACTCTGTGGGAGCACACTGAGCTGCGGCCAAGTGACGTAGACATGGCTCAGCTGTACGACGGCTTCAGCTTCCTGACCGTGATGTGGTTGGAGGCGTTGGGATTCTGCGAACACGGCCGAGTCGGTGAGTTCATCGAGGGCGGTGACCGGATCGCCCTCGACGGGCAGCTGCCACTCAACACCAGCGGCGGGCAGCTGTCCGGAGGACGGCTGCACGGCATGGGCTTCCTGCACGAGGCCTGTGTGCAGCTGTGGGGCGAGGGTGGCGAACGCCAAGCTCCACGCGTTCCTGAGGTCGTTGCGATCGGTGTCGGCGGAGGTCCCGTCGCGGGTTCGATGGTGGTGAGCAGCCGATGA
- a CDS encoding cytochrome C oxidase subunit IV family protein — MSSLIRNPLTIVWALLTAVTVVSWLVSRDGGAAHQLNATVTTVVLLIAAAKTQLVMWHFMEVRRAPWWLKAVTSGWVIVVFAAMLGVYCTGFH; from the coding sequence ATGTCGTCGTTGATCCGCAACCCGCTGACCATCGTGTGGGCGCTGTTGACGGCGGTTACGGTCGTATCGTGGTTGGTCTCCCGCGACGGCGGGGCCGCCCATCAGCTCAACGCGACGGTCACCACCGTCGTGCTCCTGATCGCGGCCGCGAAAACGCAGCTGGTGATGTGGCATTTCATGGAGGTTCGCCGGGCGCCGTGGTGGCTCAAGGCCGTTACCAGCGGTTGGGTGATCGTGGTTTTCGCGGCAATGCTCGGCGTCTACTGCACCGGGTTCCACTGA
- a CDS encoding Zn-ribbon domain-containing OB-fold protein: MSYQRPGLRLAPSPTPESEAFWTGGRDGHLLISRCRACGHFFHPPGPACWRCRSTDVAPEKVSGRATVAAFSVDRQPWIPGFEPPYIVAIVEIAEDPGVRLITNVVDVEPADMRIGLEVEVFFEDWTGLSGGEDTRVWIPLFRPVAV, encoded by the coding sequence ATGAGCTATCAACGACCAGGGTTACGGCTCGCGCCCAGCCCCACGCCGGAGTCAGAGGCGTTTTGGACCGGCGGCCGCGACGGCCACCTCCTCATCAGCCGCTGCCGCGCGTGCGGCCATTTCTTTCACCCGCCCGGGCCGGCTTGCTGGCGTTGCCGCAGCACCGATGTCGCACCGGAGAAGGTCTCCGGGCGAGCCACCGTTGCGGCGTTCAGCGTCGACCGGCAACCCTGGATCCCGGGTTTTGAGCCGCCCTACATCGTGGCGATCGTCGAGATTGCCGAGGATCCAGGGGTTCGGCTGATCACCAATGTCGTGGACGTCGAGCCGGCGGACATGCGCATCGGGCTCGAGGTCGAGGTGTTCTTCGAAGATTGGACCGGGTTGTCCGGCGGCGAGGACACCCGAGTGTGGATCCCGTTGTTTCGACCCGTCGCTGTCTGA